The window GACTGATCTTTGATTAATTCCTTTATGTCAAAATTAATTCGtttctttcttatttgaaATGGCCTTCCTCTTATTTAGAAAACCTTATTAAAATCTTaacaatacaattttaaaataaatatctagacgattacttttaatatttatggatAGCTTGGTCTCGCACTCACTTGTAAAAcctaataaaagaataaaggaTGAAGTTGAGacctatatttatatttccaGTTTAATTGTGTTGTAGtattcttgtttgtttttgttttgttgatagggttcaaattgaaaatgagaTATATGTAGCCTTTTTTTGGTGTAAAGTCCTTGtacttttggttttggttcaACTTGGTCTCTATACGttaaaaatgttcattttggttcctatacttttaaaaaatgactatTTTGTTCCATTCACTTAttttttgcttcatttttaagagataaaaatggttaatttttGAAAGTCCAAGGACCAGAAAATGAACCGATCATTTTGAGAGTAGAGGGACTAAGATGAACCAAAGTTGAGAGTATAGGGACCAACACGAACATTTTGAACATCGAGGGAGAAAGATGAACCAAAGCCAAAAGTAGACGGACCAAACTAGTATTCAaccctttctttttgttctttttagaaagaaattttatgGAACAAAAAGTTCTGTAGAAAATCCTTTCTCAAGAAGTTAGGCgcttaaataatattttagctGTTAACCACACGAATTTGAGACTAATTTGTATGTCACAGATTTCCTCAACCAGACTTTAAGGAAATTGTGTATTGGTGACGGTATTACTTTACCTTTAATTTGgtagattatttattttttaaatacagaGGGTTTTGCTATTGGTATAAATCTGTTCAGTTCTTGACCTAGTccatattgattttctttgaagATGTCAACTACAATCAGCATCGCAGAGGTCTATGACAATCATCATCACAGATATATTGACCATAACTGGTTTTGAATAATAGTGGAAGGCCTTCATATTATAGTACAGGTGGGACCAACTTGTAACAAATGCCTTATTCAGACAGTGGTCATTATTATGTCTGTGATGACAATCGTCACAGACAACTGTGATGTCTTGTATTTCCTTGAATGACATGTTTTTGCTATATAGTTTCTGACTTAATGATTGTATTTGCTAATCCATGTAGatggttgaattttgaagaCCCCCTAATTAATCGAGATCCATGGACTACAAGTGAGGATAAAAGTCTTTTGTTTACTATCCAACAGAAGGGGTTGAATAACTGGATTGAGATGGCAGTTTCATTGGGCACAAACAGAACTCCTTTTCAGTGCCTGTCTCGGTATCAAAGAAGTTTAAATGCTTCCATATTAAAGAGGGAGTGGACCAAAGAGGAGGATGATAGACTTCGATCTGCTGTTGCTACATTTGGCGTGAGAGATTGGCAGGCAGTAGCTTCTACTTTGGAAGGACGAGCTGGCACACAGTGCTCTAATAGGTTGATCTTATTTACAATATCTGACTGGTTCATTTTTGCCTGTATTACTTTAATCTTTTCTCTTAGTGAAATAAAATGTTCATAGAATGGGCTTGAGATGTTTAGAGAGTTTTGACCATGTCAATAGGCTtaagttttcaatttaacCCAACTacattgaaatataaaagatcaaaaagtaaataattagaaaataagaactttccaattcaaactaaaagatGTGAAAGTTTCCTTAATCcctctattttttttgcttagcttcgacttatttttttttattgtacttttagtttttattttgagtttcttgTATTTTGATCATTAACCTTTTTTCACTATATCAATAAAAGGTCTCATTTCCATTTTAGAAAAGATAAGAGTTGCAAGAGGTATTTGGAATCTCCCTTCTTGTGATTATACTAACTCAAGCCTAAAACAATCTGAAGTATTCTACATCCTCCTTTGTCCTCCCCTCTATTCATAACTAAAATACTAAGAACCTCTCTAACTAATCACGAATATGTAAGTATCTTGTATCCCAATGATACTCTAATAACAGATCCTCTAACTATTTAGAAGGGGTtctgttagatacctagattagtacAGGGTTAGGAGTATAAGGGTAATTGGATAAGATaggaagttactagtagttattgtgtaaaggtggttactagtagttattcTGTAAGTGGTTACTAGGGTGATTACAACTTGTTATAAATCAGGGAGTGTAAGTGAAAGGGGGTGGAGTGATCTAGGGCTTGagtgagagtactcaagagggaggttccaTGTGccataataataaattcagatcTTGTTCTAGTTAGGAAGTATCCTGATAGGTTCATGAATGACCTAAATCATATCTGAATAGGACACCTTGAGGATATGATGGTTTAGTTAAGAAAGGCTATTAATAGAGTTGATAATTACTGCCTATACTCACAAGATGCACTTTCCATTTTGTTGGCTCAGTCATAAGCTCCAAAGTTAAGTGTGCTGCCTTAGAGCAATTCTATGTTAGGTCACCTTATGAGAATTTTTCTAGGATGCATGTGAGAGGGCAAAACATGTTGAAATAATATGTGTTGGTCCATGGCGATGGTTTTCACTCTTAGAAGAAGCACTTGAAAGGACTCATGTTGGTATGTGAGGATATACTTCACTCTTCGGAGCACTTCAAGTCAAGTAATGGTGTTGGTGGGTCTTTGCAAGGAAATCCTCAGCCATTAGGTTCTAAATATGGATTATGAATCATGGTTCCAATTCTGAGTGTGGGGAATTAcacttttttgttgtttgtttgaatACAACAATTGTGAGGAGGAGGGATTGGACCTCTTGCCTTTAGGATGACATTTCATGTCGTTACGCTTTAGCTAAGCTCACTTTGCATGGTGCGCTACACCTAATATTCCAATAATGCTTTGATACTATAACCACACGTCTAactaattgttaatttttttataagaactCTAACTATTTATTGATATACCATTAATATCTCAAAAATACTGTAATAGCGTTTCTATAATAATCTTTcccattatattttattcactTTCAGTTGTATCTTtgggtgaaaaaaaaaacgtgtaTGGAAACACCAAGTTATTTGAATACTGTGGTCTCAATCGGAGTGTTGCTCTGTGTCATATGGTTGGTTTTATATCGCAGTCATTCAATTGCTATAATGAATTATTTCTTCTGTTATGCAGGTGGAAAAAATCCCTTGACCCAGCTAGGACAAGAAAAGGTTATTTCACTCCAGATGAAGACATTCGCTTGAAAATTGCTGTACTGCTCTTTGGGCCCAAAAATTGGAACAAGAAAGCAGAGTTTTTGCCTGGTCGGAATCAAGTTCAATGCAGAGAAAGGTGTGTTAAGTTGACCTATTTTATGccttgtttttatcttttattattattttggggCGAGATTCCAGAAACTAGACACCCTGGAATCGGCTTTTTGATTTATATGGATGGTTCAGCCAAATAACCAACAATCTTTTCCACTCCAccatctttaattattttaacgTCTCCCTAACCATAGTATAAAAGATGCTTAATGCACTAACTAGTAACAAGTTATTTGCTCCTATTTGACTTATTATTCATTGTGATGGCAGATGGTTTAATTGTTTAGATCCTTCCTTGAGAAGATGTGAGTGGACAGAAGAGGAGGATTTAAGGCTGGAGATAGCAATTCAGGAACATGGATATAGCTGGGCTAAGGTAGCTGCATGTGTGCCATCACGTACAGATAATGAGTGTCGGAGGTATTGGTGTACGGATTAGTTTGATAATTCCTGTGATTTGAAAGCCTGTTATCTTGTTTCTAAATCATATTGTTCTTCGTAACAGGAGATGGAAGAAGTTATTTCCCGATGAAGTTCCTTTGCTCCAGGAAGCTAGAAAGATTCAGAAGGCTGCTCTTATTAGCAACTTTGTTGATAGGGAAACAGAGCGTCCTGCTCTTGGTCCTGCTGACTTTCGACCCAGGCCAAATACAGATTCATTATGTAACACTGATGGTCCAATACCTGCCCcaaaaagaaatgtgaaaacaAGGTTAGTTTGAAAGTGACCCTTTAATTTATGTCTTCTActcaaaatcttttttctctctctctctctatatttgTTCGTTTTGATTTTAAGATGCTGGTTTTGACTTGCAATACCTTGGTCTACAGAAAGATGCCAGTGTCAAGGAATGAAAAGAGTGCTACTGGGTAGGTTATGACTTTCCTTGATCTATCGTCCTGCTGTCTTATTCTTTTCGGTTTGTTTTTTCCTAAAAGAAATCTAAGCAGGGATTGAAgctctttttaattctttcttcatttttgctACAGTGATGCTCCAAAGAAGAggaaatcaaattatcaaaGGTTTCAGACTGATGCAACTGCTCAGGTGGGTATTGCATATAATACCTCTTTTGTCCCAGAAGAGGTTCAATCTTCAAAGCCTCAAAGAAAACGAAATAGACGTGGAGCTTATACTGCAAAGAGAATAGGGGTACCGGAACTACGTTCTGACAGCGAGTGGTGTGCTAAACAGAATTTGGACACTGAGAGCCTTGGGTTGCAGCTGAATAGTAAGGAATCTGAGAGGAGCAACAGTAACTGTACCGAGACTGTTGATGAGAATATTATGGAAGTTCTTGAGAACAAAGTTGCAGAGAAGCTTACTGAAGAAAATGCATGCTTCTCAGAAccagaaaaaaatcaaaactcaacCGGATCTTCTGGAGTCTCAGTATTGTCAGAAATGACTAACGACTTGGTTGACTATAATCCCTCTATCCTCACAGATACAACATTGTTTGCTAGTACTACTGTGGATGatattgaagaattgaagggGAAGAGTGCTGCAGACAGGGATTTGGATGACAGTAATAGTTTCTCGTTAGCACACAGTTGCTTAGAACTCCGGACAGTTGACAGTGAAGGCGTAGACAGTTATTCTGTGGACGAATATACAGCTAAGAGCAATGGGGTTTGTAATCCCACCCAAGgcagaaggaagaaaaatagcaaaacatcAAATAACAGCCATGATAATTTGCTTATTCCTCGTCAACAAATTGTGCAAGAGACATTGGGAACGAAGAAGCCTCTTCATCATAATCAatcaaagaagagaaaacataGCAATACAGGTCCAAGTACGTTAAAAACATCGGAGGCAGTTGAGGAGGTTGATGACTGCACTCTCGTGGGGTTCTTGCAAAAAAGATTGAAGAGGACGGCAATGACACATAACGAGACAGTTGATTGCAGTTCTAATGCTcctttaaaagttgataatgACGATAATGAGCCTACCATTGCCTCGTTTCTTaataaattgaagagaaaaaagcaTCAGCGGCCTAGTGGTGATGAGTTAAATTAAGGTAGGATTACATAgttttgttgcatttttgGGATGCCTCAGCAACATCACATTGAATCTCGGAAGAAGGTTGATGGAAGGCTCTGTACAAATGAAGCTTCCAGGGCTGCAAATGGCTAAATGCTCAACCGTACGTTTGATTCTATGGTTGacacatttttgtttcatgaTTTAGCTAAGAGGGCTTTagcaattttgttttgttatggttgatttcatctttttttttccctcttctaatttgttcattttttttgagAAGGTTGGATAATCTTCTCTTTGTACATTCATATCACAATCTTAATGAAATTATGAGGTATGAATAGGTTtgagttattttctttctttttcatttttcatagtTGTCCATGCTTATAAAGTTTAGATAATTGGACTGTATAGCTGTTTCTAAGGTTTCCTATTTTGATAGAAAATCTTTTAACTCTCCAACATACACATAGGaaccaaattttcttttactagatttaaatctttaaatatctgttttttaatgtattgtaATGAACTAAATAGTTACTGGTAATGatatttgtaaacatttttagtAGCTTTTTTACTGTGTTCTTTTTAAAGtatcatgtttttatttttaacagaTTCCGAAAGGTTCaagtatataatatgaatttttacattcattttttatatttaaaaatgttctaaaaattaattttgaatcttcaattcaaatataatttaaaatgtgaaaCCAGTTCAACCCTAATCTactaaataattacataaaCCAATGTCAACTAACAACGGTGATGGTGAATGTCACTTCACCCCAAAAAACCACTTTTCTCAAAACTCGGAGAAGCCTACCTCTCTCCCAAGGTACTTGGGATTAGTAACGAAGAAGACGTAGATAATTATTAGATGATTATTGTAGGTAACTAAAACGTGgttactaaataaatatgataagacattagatatttattatcgttattttatttattcaataacTTACTTTTATTTACTTGATCCAACTTAATCTATAAATCATGCCTAGGAGAAAAATATTCTTCATGCAAACGTGTCAAAAAAGTTGACAAAACATTATGTCTAGAGACAAAAAGTGCTTTCTCGATTGTTCTTGTTAATATGgcccaacaaaaaacaatgaatgaaagaaagaaaggttAAATTTGTAAGCATAGATATTGGATATCCATATAGATTATTTAATATGGATATGAGTACGGATTTCACTAGAAACTTAgcatagaaagagaaaaatgtgaactttttaattacaaatatcaACCTAAATAGCGATATAGATTATTGACATTGATGATAACTatagatatttattattaatataaacatATGGGTGTGAAACTGGTTCTAGAGTCACAATTTAGGCTAAATTCTCCAAGTAAATACATAGTTAAACCTTTAGTTTGTTGCaactttcatttctaatttaaGTATTAAAGTTTGTGAGATCTTCCTCTTTATTGTTGGTGTTCAATGAAATGTTAGGTGGTATGTCattgtcattcaaaatttttccaACCACCGCTATCATAAAGTTTCAAACAAAGttgtgaaggaaaaaagaaaaagagaaaaaagttagaataaTGAACACGAAACGTACATATAAACTAGGAGGAAATTCCTTATAagatatgatattaaattaaacaagaaaaatgacattCTTACTTACATAGTGGAATTTTATGATAATGTTGGCACATTCGTTCTATATatctttgaatattttttcaaaggaATAAACGAATAAGAAACAAATGCAACCATAAATCACTTTTGTTTATTACAATACTTAAGAAATAACGTTATTTAACATTATCATATTGTTTGAACTAAACTTACTTTAGCAAGATCATGACAACTCAGTACATCGtcctatatataaaaaatatttttctatatgatataaaaattaaatatttcatccttacatatattaattttcatttggttGAAAAACCTAAATTGTTAGAATGAATTTAAATCCATCTTGTTATACAAAACTCATGTTACTATAAAATCATAGATGTGGAAAgaaactttttatttcaattatgtcatttttttcattactaTTATAGTGGTGATTTGTGTACTTTAAACACAAAAACTAATACTAATGTagttaattactaaattaaattaatttttttagttgttttacTAATAAAATGGTTGAGTGAAATTTCATTATAAAGTAGTTAGAGGTACACAAATAACTCTCCTCTAGTTAGGAAGGAACTCacatttttctctaattaattcTCTTATTAAAacctttctcttcctcttccactcttttcatctttctcttaACTTTTATCTCCCAACCATTTACTCATTTATTGATTCTTCTCTATCTCCCAACCGTTCAATTTCATCtgctttgaaaattttgagtattaatgtcttgttcttttctttcattcatgCTTAtaagtcaaaaaaaaaaaaaaaaattgggaaGAAGAAATCCAAAGTACATTTTCTCAtgttcctttttaatttttaatttttgttatatatatatatttatttctatatataaatatgtttttgcaTGTATTTCTTGGTAGATGTTTAAATTAAGTAAccttaatttttgttgttgttagaATGTAAACTTTTTGTTGTTAGAACGTAACCATGATAATCTTGTATACATTGTAAAAGGATGGATACGTTCTTTgctcatgtttttttttataattaattttttttattagagttgctttattaataaaatggtaAAGTGTGCGTTTGCATGAGATTTCCagagaaatttgattcgtaaacttgaacttgtgttgatgttgtatttttattgatttgataCGATGTGGTTCGACCTTtagaatttgatcatttaattCTCTCTCGATTGAATGTTTACATTTGATTTGAGGAAACGAaacacgtgatgttcttgaagttcaAATGGGTTTCAATCTTCGAGGGCGGGTTTCAATCTTCGAGGGCGATTGACTTCAGGAGTTAGGAGTCTTCTAACTTTTGGGAGAATTCTCTCTCGACATTATGGAGTAAAAGATTTCCAAAACCCTTACAAATGTGGAGGAaccctctatttatagagtttcaTGGTGGGGTTTATGGACTTGGGTCATACTCATGAGCACATGGATTTGGGTCATATTTAGCCTTTGTGTTCaactaagtttatttttggtttcaattggacttagtccaagtaaataatatttaattaaacaaaaaattattaacttgATTCAACggttagaaagaaaataggagACATTgaccaatttatgttttcaattttaatttcgaATACatgtgaattttttaaaattagtctTAAATTCagttatttgtaattttcatcattaatttagtaaatgatgcggcaatttgtgattgatctaaaaaattttctattcaacAACTACCCCTTTTCAAGGTTTATGCACGTATATGGGTGAATGAATCTCGAAAAAGATAATTATGAAGTCAAAATACGAACATTTTTTGCTCGATTCAACATATCAAAGTaatcaaactatgaatttagtaTATGAgtttgattcaaatttgaaacaagGGTTGTCTTGAGGATGCACAAGAATTCagaatgaccaattttaatATGAGATAAAAAGTAGGCCCTCAATCTTCTTATTTTCATGTTTCCTTAAATGTCTTGATAATTTGTCCTATATTTCTAGGACTAATTAAACCTAAGAAGGTTTAGTGCATTTTTTGTGGTTCTACTATGTGCCTTATGTCTAAAGTCTTATTACGACGTATGTTTAGGCTTTTAATCCCATGTATGTTAGTGAGattcatttttaactttaactttttcaaCCTTGAAACTTTACAAACATACTAACTTAAATGATCAACTCAAATTAGGAAGATAATATAAGTTTCAACAGAAAAAACAGATAAAATTGATCCGATATAGTTATATTAGTTAAGCCAAAAACACACAATTGAATCAAATGCCATGAGTTacaatgtaacaaaataatgaaaatgaagaaaataacacaaggaaaaatagagagaaatctAGAAAATTGTAACCTTGTGTGCTTGTACAAAATTCACATGGTGTAGGAGCAAGGTCACATGATCCTCTCACTCTACCTATGTCACTATTAAATGCACCTACACTCACACATCAAACCCTTTCTAAAGTTAGAAGGCCAACCCCAAATCCCCTCAAAGTGAAGGAAATCATCCAACATTCACATCAACATAACCattcatattcaaaataaactcaaatacTAAACTCTTTGAGGGTATTACCCCTTCCAATCAATAGCCATACCAAAAGTTAACTAGACAACGCTACTCATATCTAACCGGAAAATGTGTCAAGGGTCTTAAGCAATTTccactactacaaatttgatatttcttgCGGCAtacaaattatgatttttttgatGATCATGACAAAGGTccgtcaagaaaaatatttttcttgatacaaTGTTTACCTTGACAATCGTGTACGTTAAGAAAAGtctcattattttctttgatggaTAATAAACATCACAGATAATATATTGGTTGATTGATAATGCATATCAAGTTAGATTTTCTTAGATGAACTAtgatgaattttcttgattttcaaTGGCCATCatcgaaaaaaattaatatatttgttttggatttctGGATggatttagaatttttttgaTGGGTCCAGGGTTTCTTAATAAAGACCAAAGTCAAGGtccataaacaaaaatgatatcttAATGAACATTgtccattaagaaaaaactatttttctggAATCATGAAATTTAGACCGTCGTTAACCAACTCAGTAAACAcgatattcatcaataatattcttaaatttttactatttttttcaattattacttCCTATTCATcgataatataatattaattttttaaaagttaactattgtaattatgattagattgaaataaaggattttatcaaaattaaattagttattgtgttcaactttaatgagttaattgaaagtttgtaatttaagatttttaaaatttgtagaagcTGATCAACATGAGCTTATAATAGGTTTTTGATGGTATATTTTGGTCATcaagaaaatcattttcttgatggacttttagttttcttgatAGGCAAAAAAATCtggaagttttctttttctatgaCTAATATCATCAAGAAAGAATTTTTGatgattagtttttttaatagttgaaCTTTCTTGATGTCTACCTACTTGACGAGCAAAgatcatcaaagaaaaaagaccAAATTTACGGTAGTATCCAAACTGAGTCAATAATATAAGGCATAAATACATGCCTActattacaaattaaattgatgcaTGCACTTAAATTAATGTACCCCT of the Cucumis sativus cultivar 9930 chromosome 3, Cucumber_9930_V3, whole genome shotgun sequence genome contains:
- the LOC101216287 gene encoding uncharacterized protein LOC101216287; the protein is MSLRNHVDEIDVEHPADKEDGVVDEDMEVLQRAYRLAGVNPEDYINPRLSSPAAGDADPGSDSDDVDDFELLRDIQNRFSILADEQPQSTPVSADEEEDEFEMLRSIQRRFAAYESDTLSNKPNQSRDYVGSLKLDSDDIAVESQTSSKRPSMLAFEKGSLPKAALAFVDAIKKNRSQQKFIRSKMIHLEARIEENKKLRKRCKILKDFQGSCKRRTSCALSQMIDPRVQLISAAKPQAKDSSKKDKRLSGMYYGPDENSHVACYRMGLAKFPPVDRKKWSIVERENLGKGIRQQFQEMVLQISVDQISGPQGISGDSDDLDNILASIKDLDIAPDKIREFLPKVNWDKLASMYLQGRSGAECEARWLNFEDPLINRDPWTTSEDKSLLFTIQQKGLNNWIEMAVSLGTNRTPFQCLSRYQRSLNASILKREWTKEEDDRLRSAVATFGVRDWQAVASTLEGRAGTQCSNRWKKSLDPARTRKGYFTPDEDIRLKIAVLLFGPKNWNKKAEFLPGRNQVQCRERWFNCLDPSLRRCEWTEEEDLRLEIAIQEHGYSWAKVAACVPSRTDNECRRRWKKLFPDEVPLLQEARKIQKAALISNFVDRETERPALGPADFRPRPNTDSLCNTDGPIPAPKRNVKTRKMPVSRNEKSATGDAPKKRKSNYQRFQTDATAQVGIAYNTSFVPEEVQSSKPQRKRNRRGAYTAKRIGVPELRSDSEWCAKQNLDTESLGLQLNSKESERSNSNCTETVDENIMEVLENKVAEKLTEENACFSEPEKNQNSTGSSGVSVLSEMTNDLVDYNPSILTDTTLFASTTVDDIEELKGKSAADRDLDDSNSFSLAHSCLELRTVDSEGVDSYSVDEYTAKSNGVCNPTQGRRKKNSKTSNNSHDNLLIPRQQIVQETLGTKKPLHHNQSKKRKHSNTGPSTLKTSEAVEEVDDCTLVGFLQKRLKRTAMTHNETVDCSSNAPLKVDNDDNEPTIASFLNKLKRKKHQRPSGDELN